In the genome of Phycisphaerae bacterium, one region contains:
- a CDS encoding SseB family protein, translated as MGLFTQFFGHKKVVIENGPLITAMQRAEANPMPQSVRAVHQALLESKLLIPTTRAVGEASGWLGHRSEKELTVPMVSSRKDDGQVDMIVFTDEQSLKAWAAKDCGWVAMRGPDVFAVALETRVDHIVINPNGPTGRTLDRPQIASLAEGLAAANWIAPEGGNSESMQAEESAVPEPRKAPTVTLSVTVRPLLGPVEPSLQDRFHKALAERPEVSAGYLFNVTVGGAAPQLGVGVEFAGPMSPEAVNETLGRLRAQTREAVTGGVEFEFLPLTREDLRGSAREHGLRFYYAPLTACDHSGAHSDEW; from the coding sequence ATGGGCCTCTTTACGCAGTTTTTTGGGCACAAGAAAGTCGTCATTGAAAACGGACCGTTGATTACCGCCATGCAGCGGGCCGAGGCGAATCCGATGCCTCAGTCGGTCCGCGCGGTTCACCAGGCGCTGCTGGAGAGCAAGCTGCTGATCCCCACGACGCGGGCCGTCGGCGAGGCCAGCGGATGGCTTGGCCACCGCTCGGAGAAGGAGCTGACCGTGCCGATGGTGTCGTCCCGGAAGGACGACGGGCAGGTCGACATGATCGTGTTCACGGACGAGCAATCGCTCAAGGCCTGGGCGGCGAAGGACTGCGGGTGGGTCGCGATGCGCGGGCCGGACGTCTTCGCCGTCGCGCTGGAGACGCGCGTCGATCACATTGTCATCAACCCGAATGGACCGACCGGCCGGACGCTGGATCGGCCGCAAATCGCGTCGCTGGCCGAGGGGCTGGCGGCCGCGAACTGGATTGCGCCCGAGGGCGGCAATTCCGAAAGTATGCAGGCGGAGGAGTCCGCGGTCCCCGAACCTCGGAAGGCGCCAACGGTCACTCTGTCCGTTACGGTGCGCCCGCTTCTGGGCCCGGTCGAACCATCATTGCAGGACCGGTTTCACAAGGCGCTGGCCGAACGACCAGAGGTTTCCGCCGGCTATCTCTTTAACGTGACAGTCGGCGGGGCCGCGCCGCAATTGGGTGTCGGCGTGGAATTCGCCGGTCCGATGTCTCCGGAGGCAGTGAATGAAACGCTTGGCCGGTTGCGGGCGCAGACGCGCGAGGCCGTGACCGGCGGAGTGGAATTCGAATTCCTGCCGCTGACTCGGGAAGATCTGAGAGGCTCGGCGCGCGAGCACGGATTGCGATTCTACTATGCCCCGCTGACTGCCTGCGACCATAGCGGGGCGCATTCGGATGAGTGGTAA
- a CDS encoding polysaccharide-degrading enzyme, with translation MVVCSQAANSLRAADYHVGDGQPYANIGAVSWHTLAPGDTVWIHWRATPYREKWVIGRQGTQTAPISVRGVPGPGGALPVIDGQNATTPAPLNYWNENRSVIKIGGSNTPNNTIAKWIFVEGLDIRGARPPNTFTNDSGGVETYAMNAAAIHVGLGEDITIRGCILRDCGNGLFVTSFGPDVSRRIIIEGNYIHSNGNSGSLFEHNTYTAAIGILYQYNRFGPLLSGASGNNLKDRSAGQVVRYNWIEGGNRQLDLVDAEDSTLIRDDPSYRRTDVYGNVLIEPAGAGNRQILHYGGDSGTLGDYRKGNLYFYHNTVVSTRADRTTLMRLSTNDEHCDARNNIVYVTTAGTELEMIDDMGVLDLSHNWMKPGWVDSFFGNSGTVNDDGTSIETATPGFVNAGTQEFGLAVGSPCLDAATALHPAVLPDGAVTRQYVKHQSSEARTVAGAASDVGAFERQTAACAGDLDCDGDRDMADVPAFVLALIDEDLYSATYVGCPAIGADFNGDQNKDGRDVPGFVALLTSGGCP, from the coding sequence TTGGTTGTTTGCAGCCAGGCGGCTAATTCTTTGCGCGCGGCGGACTACCACGTCGGCGACGGGCAACCATACGCAAACATTGGAGCCGTCTCGTGGCATACGCTGGCCCCCGGCGACACGGTTTGGATTCACTGGCGGGCGACGCCTTATCGGGAAAAGTGGGTGATCGGGAGGCAGGGTACGCAGACCGCGCCGATCAGCGTGCGCGGCGTGCCGGGGCCGGGCGGCGCGTTGCCGGTGATCGACGGACAAAACGCAACGACGCCCGCGCCGCTGAATTACTGGAACGAGAACCGGTCGGTGATCAAGATCGGCGGGTCGAATACACCGAATAATACAATTGCGAAGTGGATTTTCGTGGAGGGATTGGATATTCGCGGGGCGCGGCCGCCCAATACGTTCACCAATGACAGCGGCGGTGTGGAGACCTATGCGATGAATGCCGCCGCGATTCACGTCGGACTTGGCGAGGACATTACGATTCGGGGGTGCATCCTGCGCGATTGCGGGAACGGGTTGTTCGTCACCTCGTTCGGCCCGGATGTCTCCCGCAGGATTATCATCGAGGGAAATTACATCCACTCCAACGGCAATTCGGGAAGCCTGTTTGAGCACAACACCTACACGGCGGCGATCGGCATCCTTTACCAGTACAACCGGTTCGGGCCGCTGCTGTCGGGGGCGAGTGGAAACAACCTGAAGGATCGCTCGGCGGGGCAGGTAGTGCGATACAACTGGATCGAAGGGGGCAACCGTCAGCTCGATCTGGTCGATGCGGAAGACAGCACGCTCATCCGCGACGATCCGTCATATCGGCGGACAGACGTGTACGGCAATGTGCTCATCGAGCCGGCGGGGGCGGGGAACCGGCAGATTCTTCACTATGGCGGCGACAGCGGGACACTTGGCGATTATCGCAAGGGCAATCTCTATTTTTATCACAACACGGTCGTCTCAACGCGGGCCGACCGGACGACGCTGATGCGGCTGTCGACGAATGACGAGCACTGCGACGCGCGAAACAACATCGTTTATGTCACGACGGCGGGCACCGAGCTGGAGATGATCGATGACATGGGTGTGCTCGACCTATCGCACAATTGGATGAAACCGGGCTGGGTGGATTCGTTTTTCGGCAACTCGGGGACGGTCAACGATGACGGGACGTCAATCGAGACGGCGACGCCGGGGTTTGTGAACGCGGGAACGCAGGAGTTTGGGCTGGCGGTGGGCTCGCCGTGCCTTGATGCGGCGACCGCGTTGCACCCGGCGGTCTTGCCGGATGGGGCGGTCACCCGGCAATACGTGAAGCATCAATCGAGCGAGGCTCGGACGGTTGCGGGCGCGGCGAGCGATGTGGGGGCGTTTGAGCGGCAGACGGCGGCCTGCGCGGGCGATCTGGACTGCGACGGGGATCGGGACATGGCGGATGTGCCGGCGTTTGTGCTCGCGCTGATCGATGAAGACCTCTATTCGGCCACATACGTGGGCTGCCCGGCGATAGGGGCGGATTTTAACGGGGATCAGAACAAGGATGGTCGCGATGTTCCGGGCTTTGTAGCCCTGCTCACCTCTGGCGGTTGTCCGTAG
- the mdh gene encoding malate dehydrogenase → MKRAKITIIGAGNVGATCAHWAAAKELGDIVLLDIVEGMPQGKGLDLRQAGPVERFDANIVGTNSYDDTKDSDIVIITSGIARKPGMSRDDLMSTNMKIVRGVSEEAAKASPKAVYIIVSNPLDAMVQTCWKATGLPTKQIVGQAGVLDTARYRAFLAMELGCSVEDIVAVLMGGHGDDMVPLPRYTSVAGIPVTELIPRDKLDAIVKRARDGGAEIVSLLKTGSAYYAPAAATVQMAEAIIKDKKRILPCAAYCKSEYGVGGYFVGVPCVLGKDGVEKVIELKLDGEERKLFDASVTHVKELVAWVEKNWA, encoded by the coding sequence ATGAAACGAGCCAAGATCACCATCATCGGCGCCGGCAACGTCGGCGCGACCTGCGCCCACTGGGCCGCCGCCAAGGAACTCGGCGACATCGTCCTGCTCGACATCGTTGAGGGCATGCCGCAGGGCAAGGGCCTCGACCTCCGCCAAGCTGGGCCCGTCGAGCGCTTCGACGCCAACATCGTCGGCACCAACAGCTACGACGACACGAAGGACTCCGACATCGTCATCATCACCAGCGGCATCGCCCGCAAGCCCGGCATGAGCCGGGACGATCTGATGTCCACGAACATGAAGATCGTCCGCGGCGTCAGCGAAGAGGCCGCCAAGGCCAGCCCCAAGGCCGTGTACATCATCGTCTCCAACCCGCTCGACGCGATGGTCCAGACCTGCTGGAAGGCGACCGGCCTGCCTACGAAACAGATCGTCGGCCAGGCCGGCGTGCTCGACACCGCCCGCTACCGTGCGTTCCTCGCGATGGAGCTGGGTTGCAGCGTCGAGGACATCGTCGCGGTCCTCATGGGCGGTCATGGCGACGACATGGTCCCGCTGCCGCGCTACACCAGCGTCGCGGGCATCCCCGTGACCGAGCTGATCCCCAGGGACAAGCTCGACGCGATCGTCAAGCGCGCCCGCGACGGCGGCGCGGAGATCGTCAGCCTCCTCAAGACCGGCAGCGCCTACTACGCCCCGGCGGCGGCAACGGTGCAGATGGCCGAGGCGATCATCAAGGACAAGAAGCGGATACTCCCCTGCGCGGCATATTGCAAGAGCGAGTACGGAGTCGGCGGCTACTTCGTCGGCGTGCCGTGCGTGCTGGGTAAGGATGGCGTTGAGAAGGTGATCGAACTCAAGCTCGATGGCGAGGAGCGAAAGCTCTTCGACGCCAGCGTCACGCACGTCAAGGAACTTGTCGCGTGGGTGGAGAAAAATTGGGCGTAG
- a CDS encoding CBS domain-containing protein: MQILKIATRDVLTVAPADSIDRAISLMEEHGIHHLVVTDGSKVVGMLSDRDILVSTGWMLEIERRDPTGHGRPIMGPCRIEQIMSRPVETLTAHANAKEAATRLVERKFGALPIMTGNSLVGLVTETDLTGNLRRQAESNESVRALLSAPVREWMRTHVISVGPRCPIADIVGLFRRYRFRHLPVTLEDDILGIVSDRDVRRTFGWSQIHDMQAQEAARTFEGPLLAMEIMQQPVRSIGVSDTLAAALDQMFEHHIHSLPVHEGGRLRGIITQTDFVKAIARLELL; encoded by the coding sequence ATGCAGATTCTGAAGATTGCGACTCGCGATGTTCTCACCGTCGCGCCGGCGGATTCGATTGATCGGGCGATCTCCCTGATGGAAGAACACGGCATTCACCATCTCGTCGTGACAGACGGGTCGAAAGTCGTCGGGATGTTGTCTGACCGCGACATCCTGGTCAGTACGGGATGGATGCTGGAGATCGAACGCCGGGACCCGACAGGCCATGGCCGGCCGATCATGGGCCCTTGCCGGATTGAACAGATCATGTCTCGGCCCGTCGAGACCCTGACCGCCCACGCGAATGCCAAAGAGGCCGCCACACGCTTGGTGGAGAGAAAGTTTGGCGCCCTACCCATCATGACCGGGAACAGTCTTGTCGGGCTCGTGACGGAGACGGACCTGACGGGTAATCTGCGGCGCCAGGCGGAGTCCAACGAAAGCGTGCGTGCCCTTTTGTCTGCGCCGGTACGCGAGTGGATGCGCACCCATGTGATCAGCGTCGGTCCGAGGTGCCCCATCGCGGATATCGTTGGTCTGTTCCGTCGTTATCGATTCAGACACCTCCCCGTCACCTTGGAAGACGATATCCTGGGGATCGTCTCTGACCGCGACGTGCGGCGGACTTTCGGTTGGTCGCAAATACACGACATGCAAGCCCAGGAAGCGGCGCGGACGTTCGAGGGCCCGCTCCTGGCCATGGAGATTATGCAACAACCCGTACGGTCGATCGGCGTCTCCGACACCCTCGCCGCCGCACTGGATCAAATGTTCGAACACCACATCCACTCGCTGCCGGTCCACGAGGGCGGCCGCCTGCGCGGCATCATCACGCAAACCGATTTCGTAAAGGCCATCGCCCGGTTGGAACTCCTTTAG